A stretch of the Lactuca sativa cultivar Salinas chromosome 9, Lsat_Salinas_v11, whole genome shotgun sequence genome encodes the following:
- the LOC111895032 gene encoding uncharacterized protein LOC111895032: MPSLSKSTSSSVASPPPSTDAFDGDAAERRLREAEDRLREAIEELQRRQRRAKMLHPPCDHADESCVANAIGNLCQSFLLSYGVRVGIGILLRAFKLARRKSYSSLLDLKQLVSEKDLIVREEACRVGLLFGGFTGSYHALRCLLRKWRKKETPFNAILAGSIAGLSILALDDSNRRRTLALYLLARLAQCAYNSAKSKNKFHLWGSSWRHGDSLLFALSCAQVMYAFVMRPESLPKSYQDFIQKTGPVAKPVYKAVRECCRGSPVDIASLSSYLSTIKGSEFIDLQEYPSIIPCSIIHPSTKSCLAHNAYATSATFRKTFPLYFSLTFVPFVVLRLQKFMEAPFKTSWHAVIGAVRSTAFLSSFVGIFQGAICMHRQVASKDHKLVYWFAGGLAALSVVLEKKGRRGELGLYVLPRAGESLWYILVNRRVLPDIKNAEVALFCACMGGMMYYLEHEPDTMSPFLRSLIRRFLASKISNPAPPANRNPSYNYLQTPAIEKPPISHNQIQEPHESKASEKYNLESIPGL, translated from the exons ATGCCTTCTCTCTCCAAATCCACCTCATCTTCCGTCGCTTCCCCGCCTCCGTCCACCGACGCATTCGATGGTGACGCGGCTGAACGCCGCCTCCGAGAGGCGGAGGATCGTTTACGGGAGGCCATTGAGGAATTGCAACGCCGGCAACGACGTGCTAAGATGCTACATCCACCTTGCGATCACGCTGATGAGTCATGTGTAGCTAACGCTATTGGTAATCTCTGCCAAAGTTTCCTTTTGTCGTATGGTGTTCGTGTCGGCATTGGAATTTTGCTCCGTGCATTTAAGCTCGCTCGGAGAAAATCCTATTCGTCTCTTCTCGATCTTAAG CAACTTGTATCAGAGAAGGACTTGATAGTGAGAGAGGAGGCATGTCGGGTTGGTTTACTTTTTGGAGGATTTACTGGCTCATACCATGCTCTTAGATGCTTATTGAGGAAGTGGAGAAAGAAAGAAACACCATTCAATGC AATTTTAGCAGGTTCAATTGCTGGTCTTTCTATTCTAGCATTAGATGATTCCAATCGAAGGCGTACACTTGCTTTATATCTTCTTGCAAGGCTTGCTCAG TGTGCTTATAATTCTGCAAAATCAAAGAACAAGTTCCACCTTTGGGGAAGCTCATGGAGACATGGTGATTCATTACTCTTTGCTTTATCATGTGCTCAG GTCATGTATGCTTTTGTAATGCGACCCGAAAGCTTACCAAAATCATACCAAGATTTTATTCAAAAAACAGGCCCTGTTGCTAAACCTGTATACAAAGCTGTAAGGGAATGCTGTAGAGGTTCTCCAGTAGATATCGCATCACTCTCTTCTTACCTATCAACCATAAAAGGCTCCGAATTTATCGATTTACAAGAATACCCTTCCATCATCCCCTGTTCAATAATCCACCCATCCACAAAATCATGTTTGGCTCACAACGCTTACGCCACGTCAGCAACATTCCGGAAAACATTCCCACTTTATTTCTCTCTGACTTTTGTACCCTTCGTTGTCCTTCGTCTTCAAAAGTTTATGGAAGCACCATTTAAGACCAGCTGGCATGCAGTGATTGGAGCTGTTCGGTCAACCGCTTTTCTGTCTTCATTTGTTGGAATCTTTCAG GGGGCGATTTGCATGCATAGACAAGTGGCATCAAAAGACCACAAGCTTGTATACTGGTTTGCAGGTGGATTAGCTGCATTATCAGTGGTTTTGGAGAAAAAAGGAAGAAGAGGGGAACTTGGATTGTATGTTCTTCCACGTGCTGGAGAGTCTTTGTGGTATATATTAGTAAACCGCCGTGTTCTTCCCGATATCAAAAATGCTGAG GTGGCTCTGTTTTGTGCGTGTATGGGTGGAATGATGTACTACTTGGAACACGAACCAGACACCATGTCTCCGTTTTTAAGAAGCTTAATTCGCCGGTTTCTTGCAAGCAAAATTAGTAATCCGGCCCCACCAGCAAATCGGAATCCgtcttacaattatttacaaacTCCCGCAATTGAGAAACCACCGATTTCACACAACCAAATCCAAGAACCACATGAATCAAAAGCCTCTGAAAAATACAATCTTGAATCCATACCTGGGCTCTAA